The sequence GgagaaatttccttaaaaatttccggaggaattccagaaagaatactcgtaggaattcttgaagaattcccaaagaaatacccggaggaatttgcgaaagaattttcgcaggaaatccagaaagaattcgtggaggaaattccaaagaaacaCTCATAGCAAAACTTTCCGAACAAATTAAGCAAACCGACTTTCCTTTTTCAAGGTGAACGTTAACTACTCTGGCCAATCTTTTTTGAAAACGCGATGCTCCACATCAACTTTTAGTGTCTTGGAGTCGCTCAATACAATCATTTCAAATTatgtaaattattatttttcgtttcgagCTTTGACTCAAAACATACTCATTTAATAAAGAGCTTCTCGAGTCAGATGGAAAAGCTGGCGGGCCGAATCTGAGTTTATTTTTCTTACACgacgcgggccacaaaaaaggAGCCGAGGGCCGtttacgttgggcagccctgattTAAAAGATAACATCACACcacgacgtttcatgcattatTAAGTCCCAAAAAGTCATTTTTTCAAACCAATTTTTTTCGAGGTAACACCAGATTtggacgtttcatgcatttcttaGACATATAGGATAAAGTCCATGCAAGGTTTATATTTATGCAGGTtggtatcaaaaataaaaattcgatttcaaaattttcgtgtttcaaaaAAGTCACTTAACGAAgttcgattgagctgaaatgttgcattttcgaggagatgaaacttttgagcattACCcgttttggaaattcgaaaagtcATTAGATTTTCATTAGCACCCTAGTTGACACTCACAGGTTAAATGATCTCATCCCCGTTTGAATCTCTGGCAGAGAtagagcttcggtattgacgcgtgttatacgtcagatcctaggcagatcatgccgagaaggtggtggcctggctagcacttaaaaaagttgttcgaatcATCGTTTCAGCTGGTCAATTAGGTCGATAACTGACCATTCGCATcattcacaggcatcgttgcattaaatgaagcgaatgtccccggttgctgtgCCTGTCTCTCTCTCTTTTTCGTCGGCCAGAGAATCCGCCTACACTCGCTTGTTCCGTCTATATGAACGTTTCACTTCCTTCCATAGAGCCGAATACCGTTGGCAATCTAAGACTTTGGCGCCTCTGGTTTTtgttcgctctatcgcggctttgatCTTCGCTcatatatcttcctccaggtctcgtcgattatccattgttttctctgggtgcgcagttcgcccagattattctcgctggtgtCGATGAAGGGCATTCCTGGTGGCGGTCATTTGGttttccacgctgccaccttccggaatatctgcagcacatGTCTACACACGCTCCACCATGACATCTTCCATTCCACCCGGCGTGTGTTgtaccgtcgtccaactctcccCTCCTGCCGATGAATCGTGCAATGCCCAGGCAGgctggtcgatttgattttctgtaaagctaTATAAGCATGTGAACCGGTCAATGGGGGAAGAGAGATCTCCCAGAGTGCAGCCCAAAACAGCAAACGCTGGCGGGAGCGGCGAGCAGGAACAAAAATATTCACCTGCTTTAGAAGATCCGGACAGTCTAAATTCGGTTGCTGATTATGTCAAAGGCGAACATTGTTTGCAGAAATATGCGTCGTTGACAAACAGTATGAAGATCAGAGGCCCAAGGTGACTTCCTTGTGGAACACCGGAAGGTGTGGCGAAGCGGTTTGACTAAGTGGACATGAGTTTCACGTAGGCAGATCTACCAAATAAATAGGAACGCAACCAGTTGAGAAGCCATGCTGGAAACCCTAACGCTTCCAGCTTTCTTATAGTTAAATCGTGAAGCACTTTGTCAAAAGCTTTGGAGAAATCCACGTAAACACTGTCGACCTGGCAACGTTTGTCCAAGCAGGAGTTGATCGTGCTAGTATACACCATTAAGTTAGTTGTGGTCGAACGGTTTTTTTACAAATCCGTGTTGGTATTGCGAAATTATAGGTCTCGCAACGGAGTACATCATATCGTGGATCAAAAACTCAAACACCTTGGCAAGGCAACACAGAATGGAAATGGgacgatagttttcgacgtcaCGAATGTTTCCGGCTTTGTGTATAGGAGTAACTGCTGCCAACTTCCACACATCCGGAAAAACTGATTCCGCCAGCGAGAGATTGTATAACAAGCATACCGGAGCTCCGAGAGCATCTGCGCATCTTTAAATGAATACGGGAGGCAGTTTGTCTGATCCCGGACCTTTGGAAGCATCGACAGAGTTCAATGATCTAACAACGTATGCTACGGTGAATGATGGGCATGGAAGGTTGATGTCGTAGGATGGAAGCATGTTCAATTGCTCCGGAAGAGTTCGTGGAGAGTCAGTGTTGTAGACAGTCTTGAAGAATGTTGCGAAGAGTTCGGCAGAGTCGGACTCGTCTATGCTAGTTTCGTCACCGAAAGACATATCCGGCggcgaagaaggaagaagggagaaagaagaaggtagaaggaagaaggtagaaggaaataggaagaaggaagatgggaaaaggtagaaagtagaaggaagaaggcagaagcaaggaggaaataggaagaaggaagaaggaagaaagaaaaaggaagaaggaaaaaggaagaaggcagaagaaagaaggcagaagaaagaaggaagaagtaagaaggaagaaagaagaatgaaaaatgaagaaggaagaattaagaaagaagaaagaagaagaaagaaggaagaagggaaaaggaagaaggaacaaggaagaaagaagaaagaaaaaaataaggaagaaggaagaaagagacaGGAAAAaagtaggaaggaagaagaaaggaagaagggaaaagaaagaaggaagaaagagacaGGAAAAaagtaggaaggaagaagaaaggaagaagggaaaagaaagaaggaagtaggaagaaggataaaaggaagaggaaagaagggaaaggaagaagaaagaagaaaaaattgaaatgggaagaagaaagaaggaagaaggaaaatggaataaggaagaagaaaaaaggaaaaaggaagaggaaagaagcaagaaggaagaagggaggaggatggaggaagaagaaaaaaagaagaaagaagtaagaagtaaagaaagatgaaggaagaaagaagaaggacgaaagaaagcgaagacggaagaaagaagtaggaaaaatgaagaaagaagaatggcctaatgaccttcggcctaatggcctgacaccgttaTTATCAtagaattctgcgaacagctctccgttttcgctcatttctccgagagtggtcggatccgatctttgcATGGTGGTCGCTCAAATAGAAGTTGTTATCCcgcttcggaattctatctacgacggcattgaagTTGAAGTTCACGTTGTcgtgcagatcggcagcatcagCTGGCGCATAGCATTGGATTATAGCAGGGTTTCGAatccgtgttctaaatctggcaacgattatcctttcacgtATTAGGTTCCCACCTCATAAGCGCAGAGCGTGCCTGGGCGCTTAGTAAGAAGCCAACTCAGCGATGCCGAAGGGCGTGTTCACCTCGTTCACATTCCGACTAAGGAATACGATCTGACGGCTGAACGTTAGCTGCATATTTTTAACAATGAATGTTTGATTTTATTGGacaattgattatatttcatcaaaccaataGCGCTTTTGTGCGCAATTAGGAATAATCTTATTTTCGTGCACGAAATAAGGATCATACAACGGTTTCAGATTCATATCGCCATATTTTCGTAGGTATATAATAGCTGCAACatttgcaagtaacattttCTCGAGAATGCAGAATCATTTTACTATGTGATCCAGTggtaaatgtttcaaaataggCACTATATGGTTTTCAATAAACAATTCAACTTCATATATGATCTTAAGTTCGCGAAATTTGCGTACTTCACGGTATTATAATTCAATTCTATAGAAAGCACAACGAATTTCACGTTGATttgtaatttgattttaatttaattcgAGAACTAAAACCAATTCTAAATTGTTTTATCTGTACAAGAAAATCCGTTGCCCCAGGCGTTTTACTATAGCCTGCCGATAGGGGCTGTTTCCGTGTTCTGTTCTGATCGCACTTGCGTCATTTTACGAAGCGCTTGCTTCATGTTTGTGAGAGAATTATGTATTGTACTTCTCTTTTATCGTATATCATTGAGAGCAAACTCTGGCTCTGGGTACCGGTTCTGGCCCGGTTTTAGGTGGGAAATTTGATCAACTTCTTTTAATAGCTTTTAACGTAGAGTATGTCAATTagctttcaaataaatacattaTTGGCAAATTGGTAGTGAAACACTGAACGTTGATGCAATTCTCCTTACGCCGTACCTCATGCGAGACGTAGAATCAACCATAAAAGTAAATTGTCTGACGAGTTCTCCGACCTTAGAAGATTCTGTACGACAATAACGAGAAagagcagtgttgggaaaaactctaATTCTCAAAACTGGTGAACGATTCAAAATTGCAGATCGACTAGTTTACgacgaaaaatatttattcagtGAGGGAGTGAAACGATGTACCTAATTTTGCACGAAAAACTCGAGCGCAGTGCCTCTCGGTTGAATGGCAAAAGAGTTTGCTTGAACACAAAAGCTGGACCAACACTGGAAACGATCGGATTGTATCGACTTTTATTAAGAGCAACATGTATTCAACAAATCTTACTAAAGTCTATAACAATTATTTTACTAACGTATGATTCTTTCCAGATCTTCGCTGTTTTGCTTTCCCTAATAACGCAAACAGTAGAGTCCACCATTCAACCCAAAGCACCCAATTTCCAATATTTTGAGAGGTAAGTTCTTATAATACTATTATGATAAGTACATCTTAATAACGCAAAGACTTGCTAAGTAGTATTTGGTTTACTAAATTACAACTTTTACTTTTTCTGACAAAAAATAACAATCCTGGCATATATTTCAGGCCTAAATATCGATACCCTTACTACGACGAAAATGGCCGCGGAAAACTTCTCTACGGATATGGAGGACCCGATCTCTATCAATACAAGAGCTATTCCCCATTGGATGGAATCCATTAGGTTTGGTTATGAGTAGGATAGAAATAGTTTAGGTTATCTAAATCAATTGTACATAAGAATGTTAACTTTATGTGAAGCGATGAATCCCAATCGTTCATCAGTGGCCGGAGCGCAGCAATTATGAAAGACTTACATTAAATACGTTTGAGTtgtatttttgttttgctttataAGGGTGATTTTTATTTGCAGTAAATTCATCACCGTTTGAGTTGTACCCAGTAATTAAGCTATTAAAAACATAATCCACtttttttacattcaaactTTTATTGTTCGCAAAAGAAAAACCTTACTCACTAGACCCGGCGCTTTTGCGTCGAAATGTAAAGAACGTTGTTACCTCGAATGAATGCATCGCCGTACTTGTTTTTGAGCTGTCCGTTTGCGTACTCCTCCGTCTGGTCCAGGGCGATGTTCATGTAACCATCGAGACACGCCAGCACTCCGCGATAATCGACCCCACTGTTCAATTTGACCACTACCGGGCGGCCATGAATCTGGTTGATGAACTGCGAAAGTGCCTCCTTACGCGACATTCTGAAATGAAACGTGGAATTCAAACTAAGAATTAGAACGAAAATGGTATGATAATATatactgatttttattattgattctTAACGGTTCCTCTACGCATACACCCAAGTTATTTTTCACGCGGTTGGAATTATATACAAAGTACtcatctataaaaaaaaaatggagtgGATCAAGAGATGTGCGCAAttcgagtttcagaggcattctcTAGTagcttcgaaacgcgcagagaaTCACGACAACGTGGTGGCATTTCCTGCCTActttaacatcgctttggagcgATGAGCAGAGATTGACAAGATTACGAtcttcacgaagtccgttcagaTACTTGGGtttgccgacgacattgatattatggtacgtaactttgagaagatggaggaagtctacatcagattgaagagggaagctaagcggatcgaacTAATTTTCAACTCGTCGAAGATAAATTACTTGATAGAAAGAGGCTCAAGCGAGGATCacgtaagccacccactacGAAGACTTCGTGCGTAAAACAAGTCAGACGAATCCGTGCGAATGGTTTCTTTTCAAGTTTGATATCGGATTCTCAGAgcatcgtacatactttggattCCGTAAAGACGTTCCGACCAATGAGTTCGTCACTGTATCAAACTTTCTATTTACAAATCAGATCAGTAgcctagagatggtcgggtttcacattttgtcaacccgaacccgacccggacccgatttataaattcttttcaaacccggacccgacgcgaacccggaatgaaaaatcttatcaaacccgaacccgacccgtacccgacaATTTTTGCAGTCCTAAACCCGAGCTGGACCCGAACTAATTTTTTGGCGGAGAACTCACactagatattttatatttctctttACACTCAAAAGGGTACAggcccaaacaacgaacaagccttaaaataacaagaagtgaacaaaaaaatattcaatattttatttcttaaactcgtacCCGACTCAGACCCGACATTTTatcatctcacaaacccgtacccgacccgaacccgacattgttctaattttccaaacttCTCTACAGTGAGTAGCCCTCCAAAAACCTGGAcaatcaagaaaattatttagctcttttagtggaattcaattccactacttcggagtggtggaattgaatggaattgtgctaaactcgtctcatgacagtgaCCTGGACAATGTTTGTGAACGATCAATGCGCATTTGAAGTTTTTGACAGAAAAAATCTTCTTAGCGATCTGACATGCATATCAGATGCATATGAAGACGATGTGCACAGCAAACACCTGGTAGATCCCCAAAGACGACTTGCAGAACATCCGTAGATTGTGTGGTTGACAATGTGCGGCTacggaccgagccgaatggagataTTCCATGTAACATATTTCTAAACACATTATAAGTTATTATTGCAATTATTGAGTGCAATGCTagctagaaatttaaaaataaaatataataaaaacctATGTTTCTTCTTTTCTATGGATTGTCTAGCACAATATGAAAAGATAAAAATATCCCCTTTAACCATAAGTATTGTTATGATTTTAAACCCTAACAAGCAAATAACCTTTTTTTATATTAACAAAAAATCATACAAACTAGGTATttccagagtgtatgtaattaagagtggcgacatgtgccgcatttgacaggtctcctgctcgtttggaacacgattttctatgggaatgacagatgaattttgttccaattctggcAATGTCGCCACTCTCatttacatacactctgggtaTTCCCAAAGCACTTATAAGCTTATGAATAGTTGGACAGCGCCCTGGAGAAAAATGTTTGAGAACTACTGAtgtattctcaatccagttgaaaaccggaattaaGGGATAGCGAagatggatttttctcacaatccgtacgttaaacctaacttcggaagtggtgcgctgttttcatatcgcgaagcgctattcagcgcaccacttccgaagttaggtttaacgtacggattgtgagaaaaatccaacttcgctagcacccaatttcgggtttcaactgaATTGAGTATACCTTCCCTTAACGCAGTTTTGCTTTTTGTGCAGTCTCTTGACCTCTTGATCATTTTGCCAATTACTTGCAATTTTAATCAATAGTTATTATTAGTATACTACTTACTTTGTTCAACTGGATAGCAAATTATTATTAGTATAAACGAACTATATTGAGCTGAATCGCTTAtttaatgaatgaataaaatgaTTCCGCGTTTCAGACCGACACAAAAATTTATGGATGAAGTGAGaacataaacattttttgacagttctGTAGCCGCCCCGGGTGTTTGGAAAGGCGGCTACTAACGTTACACGGAACTCCAAAAACTACTCAAAAGCTGTAATAATTTGATTCAACGGAGCCGAATTCAACACttttgtttcataagggccaaacACTGATAAATACCTGCACGCTTAGATCAATTcacctatttatgggtacttcATTTACCTATATTTAGGTAATGCAAATTTTACTTATATTATGGGTGTTTTGTACTAAGTTTATCagtaaatttcactcattttattgtaaaagtTGCTTTACCCCCCGCTCGGAAAGATCTTCCAGACTTCTAccgtgatatctctgagacaaaaaaattTGTCTCTTAGATATTTTTCTTCGATGTCTAGCACCTGTcagacctcaaatccgcctcaaatgcaacaaccgtttacACCGGTATCTACCTCAGATTTTAGACGAGTAGACCGTTTGAACCGGTTAAACCGAAAGGGATTTGACACATCGGTTCTCTTAGATAACGCAGAGATATCTTCTAGACATGGGTACCACAGTTCTGCTAGACTTTTGCTAGACATGATAGAGATATGGGTACTTgatgattcttcttcttttttgttcttttctttgCTTTGTTTacattgaaaattttagaattatttaaaaatgtttatttaaattctATTTACATATATtgttagagtaaaatcagcagtgattcaaatcgttcggtgctgtcagtttgaatatgaatctgaaacattgaatttcccagcagctgttctagattcagtttttataccagtcaactgtcaaagaaataaaactggtataacgctccgttctattttctgcagatttgaaccacgattgaatcacgagattcaaatatttttcaattgtttttgtgtatggatgcgtcattttatctacggatcaatccactttgcaattccgacgcctttcttggcagtaacataatgatttcaattatttgaaaatttgaaaaacatgaatagaacactgctgggaaaaccagcgagtttgttctattttgctccagatgcaaactagaatagtggtcgaaaatttagaatcaaactgaatcactcctgatttcacccttATACAGTAGCAAGTTAAGTTATACTCGGGAATGCGTCCGTAAATTGGATAATGATTGTGAGAAGGATATATCGATTCCATGGAATCGAGTAGGGGCATCAGATAGAACCCGTTTGCGGTGCATAGCCAATGGCCATGGCATTGGAATTTAGATATGTTAAGATTCTATAAATTATTGGAAATTCCCTAAGGATTCCAATGGGAAAAATTTCCAGGGTCCATtcgcaatttttttctaaatagcATTTGAACAATCCATCAATTCATTGAGAATTAGTTTCGAAATccttcccgggattcccgaaaGAAATGCTGAAAGTATACCGAAAGGAGTTCTAGAAGGAAGCGTATGGAATCACAAAAATACAATTGGAACATCGAAAttattccaaataaaa comes from Armigeres subalbatus isolate Guangzhou_Male chromosome 2, GZ_Asu_2, whole genome shotgun sequence and encodes:
- the LOC134214705 gene encoding uncharacterized protein LOC134214705 — its product is MNRFGAVCLAIFAVLLSLITQTVESTIQPKAPNFQYFERPKYRYPYYDENGRGKLLYGYGGPDLYQYKSYSPLDGIH
- the LOC134214704 gene encoding U6 snRNA-associated Sm-like protein LSm6 — encoded protein: MSRKEALSQFINQIHGRPVVVKLNSGVDYRGVLACLDGYMNIALDQTEEYANGQLKNKYGDAFIRGNNVLYISTQKRRV